The Curtobacterium poinsettiae DNA segment GAGCAGGTCGCGTCGGCTCGGTCCACGGCCTGGAGGCACAGGTGGCGCAGGTGGGGAGAGTCGCCTGGGTACTGGGGTCACGAAGGTCTCCTGACGTCGTCGTCGAGGTGCGTGCGGAAGTGGCGGTGAGCGCGCGTGAGCGCTCACTCACGGGACGGACGCGGGCCGCGCCTCCCGTCCGGGGGTTCAGTCGGCGGGGCGGAGGTGACGCCGCTCAGCGGACGGCGGCGCGCTGGTGGCGCGCGTGATCAACTGGCCGGGCAGCATCCGGTGGCGCTCGGCCGGCGGGTGGCCGTCGAGTGTGCGGAAGAGGCGGTGCATCGCGAGGCGGGTAGCCTCGTCGAAGTCCTGGCGGATGGTCGTGAGCGGCGTCGGCAGGTAGGCCGAGATCGGCATGTCGTCGAAGCCGACGATGCTGACGTCACCTGGCACGGACAACCCGCGCTGCTGGATGGCGGCCATCGCGCCGATCGCCATCTGGTCGTTCGCGACGAAGACCGCCGTCAGGTCCGGGCGGCCGAGCAACGAGCGCATGGCCTCGTAGCCGCTCTGCGGCGACCAGTCTCCCTCGGCCGGTGCGTGCTCGGCGACGCCGGCGTCCTGTAGCGCCGCCCGCCACCCCGCCAGCCGGCGCGAACTCGAGGTCCAGTCCGCCGGACCCGCGATGTGCCAGACGGTCTCGTGCCCGAGGGCGAGCAGGTGATCGGTGGCCGCGAAGGCGGCGCCGCTCTCGTCGAGACCGACCGCAAGGGTGTTCTCGCGGTCGGCGACATCCGGCGGCCCGAGCGTCAGCACCGTCACGCTCTGGGGCAGGCGGAGCTGGTCCATCTGGTTCTCGACCGGCTCCGAGAAGACGATCGCCTCGACGTCCTGGCCGACGAGCGAGTCGACCGCCGGCTGGAGCTCGGATGCGGTCGCCGCGACGGTGCGGACGATGGCCAGGCTGTACCCGTTCGTGCGGCACGCCTGCTCGACGCCGGTGAGCATGGCGGTCGGGCCGTACAGGTTCGTGCCGATGGTGATGAGACCGATCCGGCGGGAGCGCTGCGACTTGAGGGAGCGCGCAGCGGCGTTCGGGCGGAAATCCAGCTCGTCGATCGCTTCGAGGACCCGGGCGCGGACCGCCTCGGTGACGTGCGGTTCGTCGTTCACCACGCGGGAGACGGTCTTCTGGGAGACGCCCGCCAGGGTCGCGACGTCGGTCATGGAGGCCGGACGGAGGCGATGAACCGATGCGTTGCCGCTCATCGTCAGCTCCTTCACTGCTCCGTGGGACCGGCCGGGACCGGGTGTGGGAGCAAGACAACCACGGCATTGTCTACGTAGTCAAGAGCGATTCCGCGGTGGTCATCGCAGTTGCGAGGTTGTGGCTCGTATTGATGTGCAGCATTCTGGATTGGTTCGCCGTGCCGAGGCGCGAACCGAGAGGAAGAACATGAAGAAGATCCGGGTCGCATGCCACGCGGGCGGAGACAGGCGGTGAGGGCGTCAGGCACCTGGCCCTCCGTGCGCAGAGGTGCCACCGCCGCCCTGATGGTCGCCACCACCGGCGCCTCGCTGCTGGCGGTCGACAACCTGCTCGGCTTCATCGGAACGCATCTGCTCGCAGCAGGGCCAGTGTTGCTGGTCGCTGCGATCTCGGTGCCAGCAGGAGTCGTGGCCGCTGCCGGTGCTGCGCTCGCTCGCGACGCCGTGCACCTCGTCTTCGCGGCCGCCACCGCCGTCTTCGTGAGCGCTCTGTCGCCGGCGACCAGCAGCCAGCTGTGGCTCCCCATCGCGGTCGTCCTGCAGGCGCTCGTCCCGTTGGGCTTCGCAGCCGCCGGGCTGCTGGTCCTTCGCGGTTCGGGGAACTTCACCGCGGTGCGGGTCCTCGCGGTGATGCTCGTGGGGTTCGCCGCCGCCTGGATCGTCACCGCGTTCATCCCGGTGGCGCTCGTGGCGTTCCTCCTCGCGCAGGCCGGCACGCTGGTCGTCGGGGCTGCCCTCAGCCTGCAGCCGGTTCTTCGCCGCGGCCGGAGTCTTGCGCGTGAGCTGTGGTCGAGCGCGGAGGTCCGCTGAGGATCCCCGCCGCACGTCGCTGGGCGGTGTGCGTTCGACGCGGTGCGGATACGATCGTGCGCGCATCCCGACCCAGCGAGGGCAAGGGGCGTTCGAGGGGGAGAACAGCGTGGTGCGTCAGCAGGGAAACGTGGGTCCCGGATCGTCTGCCAGGCGCACGCTTGCGGTCGGGCTGGCGATCGCCGTGTCGGCCGCAGCTCTGGTCGGCATCCGTGCAACGGCAGGATCAGCGGACACCGCAGCCTCGGCGGTGACGGTGACGAAGGTCACGGCGACGACCACCGCCACCTCGACCGGCACCGCTGTGCGCACCACGCTGAAGGTGAAGAACACCGCCGCGGTGCGGAAACCAGCTTCCTCCGCGTGGCTGTACCTGTCCGCCGGCACCAAGAAGTACACGCTCGGCCGGGTCGCGGTGAAGGCACTCGCCGCTGGTTCGAGCACCTCGGTCACCGCAGTGCGCGGCACGCCTTCCCGTGCTGCAGCCGGCAAGTACTCGGTCTTCGCCTGCACGGGCGCCTACTCCGTCGACAAGTGCCGCACGTCGACGGGGACCGTCACCACCAAGCCGACCAAGCGCGCGCGTCCGGAGACGGGCGTGATGCTCGACGTCGCTCGCGCCTACTACCCCGTGGCGTTGGTCAAGCGGTACATCGACCTGCTCGCCGACGACGGCGGCCGCTTCCTGCACCTGCACCTCACCGACGACCAGAACGTCGGGATCGAGAGCACGGTCCTCGGCCAGACCCTTGCGAATGCCGATCTCGACCACGGCGTCTACACGAGCCGGGTCACCCATCGCCCGTTCCTGAGCGCCGCGCAGGCGCGCACGATCGCCGACTACGCGGCGAAGCGGGGCATCGCGGTCGTGCCGGAGATCGACACTCCCGGCCACATGGCCGCCGCGTTCGCCCTGCTCGAGGAGCAGCACGGCACGAAGTGGGTCGACCGCATCCGTTCGGGTGAGAACGAACTCGACACGTCGGTGCCCGAGAGTCTCGCGCTGGCGAAGAAGCTCTCCGCCGAGGTGCAGCGGACCTTCCCCTCCAGCCGCACCGTGCACATCGGCGGCGACGAATGGGGCGACGACGTCACCGCCGCCCAACGCGTCGCCTGGATGAACGCGATGGCGGCCGCACTCGGCGACCGCGAGGTCTGGGCCTGGAACGACGGGATCGATCGGGTCACGGTCGGGCGACTCGACCCCCGCATCCGCGTCACCTACTGGAGCTTCGACGGCGACACCGAGGACGCAGCGGAGCGCCGCGAACGCCGAGCGCGGCGGGCCAGTGCGGCCGACCTGCAGAAAGCCGGCATCGACCTGCTCAACTACAACTCGTACTACCTCTACGAGGTGCCGACCGACCTCGACCCAGCCGACAGCGAGTACACCGTCGCCGACCTCCGCGAGAACTGGTCACTCCGGGCGTGGGACGGCGACTCCGGTTCACTGCTCGCTGCTCCGATGTCGGGCGCGGCCGTCGCGATATGGGGAGAAGACCTGGAGGCTCCGCCCTCTGACGCGCTCCTGCGGTGGAGCGCGCCGCACGTGACGGCGATGCTCGAGACCGCAGCCTCCTGACGGACGCGGGGCGGGCCTCCAAGCCGATCGCTGGAACCGCCGGAACCGCCGCCCGCCTACCCGAGCGGCTCGACGCCGTAGCCGGCGACCACCGCACGCAACTCGTCCAGGTAGGTCTGCGCCTGCACCGTGAGCGGCACCGAAGCGTGCGCGATCCAGCCGATCTCGATGCGCTCATCGACGTCGAGCGGGATGGCGACGATCTCGGGGTCGAGGTCGTCACTGATGAGCCCGGTCGAGATCGTGTAGCCACCCAGGCCGATCATGAGGTTGAAGATCGTCGCCCGGTCCGACACACGGATCTCCCGCTTGCTCGACATCGTCGACAGGATCTCCTCGGCCAGGTAGAAGGAGTTGTTCGCGCCCTGGTCGAAGGTCAGGCGGGGCAGGTCGGCGAGGTCCGCGAGCGACGCGCGTTCCCGTGCCGCGAGCGGGTTCCGCTTGGCGACGAAGATGTGCGGCTGCGCGACGAAGAGCGGCGTGAACACGACGCCGGCGTCCCGCAGCAGCTTGCCGAGCACCTGCGTGTTGAAGTCGTTGCGGTAGAGGATGCCCACCTCGCTGCGCAGGGTGCGGACGTCCTCGATGATGTCCCAGGTGCGCGTCTCGCGGAGCGAGAACTCGTATTCGTCCGCAGCCGCCGCCTCGACCATCCGGACGAAGGCCTCGACCGCGAACGAGTAGTGCTGGGCGGACACCCCGAGCAGACGACGCGACCGTTGGCCACCGACGTACCGCTGCTCGAGGAGCGAGACCTGCTCGACGACCTGTCGGGCGTAGCCGAGGAACTCGACGCCGTCGACGGTGAGCACGACCCCTCTGGCCGAGCGGGTGAAGAGCGGGCGGCCGATCCGCGTCTCGAGGTCCTTCATCGCCGCGGACATCGTCGGCTGCGACACGTAGAGCAGATCGGCCGCTGCGCTGATCGAACCCTCCGTCGCGACCTCGATGAAGTACCGGAGCTGCTGCAGGGTGATGTCGTTCGAGACACGGGCCATAGGCCGAGGCTATACCGGTGCATAGCGTCTCGGTATTACCTGATGGCTCACCGTTCCCGCCATGATCGAGGCACCCCTTCCCCAGCGCCCGCGGGCGCTCGACGAACAGATTGCCGACCATGGCGAACGACTTCACCTTCAGCATCACCCGGACCCGGTTCGACGAGGACTACTCCCCCGCGGACAGCTCCCGGCTGACCACGAACTTCGCGAACCTGGCGCGCGGCGAGCGTCGGCAGGAGAACCTGCGTGCAGCGCTGGCGATGATCGACGGGCGCGCGAACGACCTCGCGGGGGCTTCTGCTGACGGTGCCGGTGACCGCTACCGCCTGCAGCTCGACATCGTCTCGGTGGCGCTGGAGTTCTCCGACGGCGGGGCGGACGCGGAGTTCCCGCTGCTCGAGATGCTCGACGTCACGATCGTCGACCAGCACACCGGCGAGCGCCACCGCGGGATCCTCGGCAACAACTTCTCGTCGTACCTGCGCGACTACGACTTCT contains these protein-coding regions:
- a CDS encoding family 20 glycosylhydrolase, producing the protein MSAAALVGIRATAGSADTAASAVTVTKVTATTTATSTGTAVRTTLKVKNTAAVRKPASSAWLYLSAGTKKYTLGRVAVKALAAGSSTSVTAVRGTPSRAAAGKYSVFACTGAYSVDKCRTSTGTVTTKPTKRARPETGVMLDVARAYYPVALVKRYIDLLADDGGRFLHLHLTDDQNVGIESTVLGQTLANADLDHGVYTSRVTHRPFLSAAQARTIADYAAKRGIAVVPEIDTPGHMAAAFALLEEQHGTKWVDRIRSGENELDTSVPESLALAKKLSAEVQRTFPSSRTVHIGGDEWGDDVTAAQRVAWMNAMAAALGDREVWAWNDGIDRVTVGRLDPRIRVTYWSFDGDTEDAAERRERRARRASAADLQKAGIDLLNYNSYYLYEVPTDLDPADSEYTVADLRENWSLRAWDGDSGSLLAAPMSGAAVAIWGEDLEAPPSDALLRWSAPHVTAMLETAAS
- a CDS encoding LysR family transcriptional regulator codes for the protein MARVSNDITLQQLRYFIEVATEGSISAAADLLYVSQPTMSAAMKDLETRIGRPLFTRSARGVVLTVDGVEFLGYARQVVEQVSLLEQRYVGGQRSRRLLGVSAQHYSFAVEAFVRMVEAAAADEYEFSLRETRTWDIIEDVRTLRSEVGILYRNDFNTQVLGKLLRDAGVVFTPLFVAQPHIFVAKRNPLAARERASLADLADLPRLTFDQGANNSFYLAEEILSTMSSKREIRVSDRATIFNLMIGLGGYTISTGLISDDLDPEIVAIPLDVDERIEIGWIAHASVPLTVQAQTYLDELRAVVAGYGVEPLG
- a CDS encoding LacI family DNA-binding transcriptional regulator encodes the protein MSGNASVHRLRPASMTDVATLAGVSQKTVSRVVNDEPHVTEAVRARVLEAIDELDFRPNAAARSLKSQRSRRIGLITIGTNLYGPTAMLTGVEQACRTNGYSLAIVRTVAATASELQPAVDSLVGQDVEAIVFSEPVENQMDQLRLPQSVTVLTLGPPDVADRENTLAVGLDESGAAFAATDHLLALGHETVWHIAGPADWTSSSRRLAGWRAALQDAGVAEHAPAEGDWSPQSGYEAMRSLLGRPDLTAVFVANDQMAIGAMAAIQQRGLSVPGDVSIVGFDDMPISAYLPTPLTTIRQDFDEATRLAMHRLFRTLDGHPPAERHRMLPGQLITRATSAPPSAERRHLRPAD